In one Oscillospiraceae bacterium genomic region, the following are encoded:
- a CDS encoding metal-dependent phosphohydrolase produces MRTITKAYTLFISAAGLCAGLLACWIFVRRAVWSAVPAPTLLTLVVLCVLCRCLPLYIRDDCTIDMSFISILATVLLLGPEAATVIVFLTTPLEIIPTEDGKGYYHIFNTAPSKTFFNMGNRNISFLLAGFAYHALGGTPGDISLPGVLLPGVAFILCSMVLNCAILLAVFLLERQITFFPTGVQMFLGLLPSIVCAAPMGYFLALLLQMRSGEWLALLFMLPLLLARFSFKLFLSSQRQQYSIVKAFSAALEAKDTYTEGHSSRVGEYAALIAQQMGLSAKRVQRLRTAAVFHDIGKIGIPDSILRKPGPLTPEERAIIQTHSELGVGILKNIDGYQEIIDFVLHHHEFYDGRGYPGGTAGDQIPLDIYILGAADAYDAITSERPYCVGRSPDTAARILREEAGRQFHPQVAEAAARLAETGAFSRCAQAMEAAGIC; encoded by the coding sequence ATGAGGACAATTACAAAGGCCTACACGCTGTTCATCTCCGCGGCCGGGCTGTGCGCCGGCCTGCTGGCCTGCTGGATTTTCGTCCGGCGGGCGGTCTGGTCCGCCGTACCCGCCCCCACCCTTCTGACCCTGGTGGTGCTCTGCGTCCTGTGCCGCTGCCTGCCCCTCTACATCCGGGACGACTGCACCATCGACATGTCCTTTATCAGCATTCTGGCCACCGTCCTGCTCCTGGGGCCGGAGGCCGCCACCGTCATCGTCTTTCTGACCACCCCCCTGGAGATCATCCCCACCGAGGACGGCAAGGGGTATTACCATATTTTTAACACCGCGCCCTCCAAGACCTTTTTCAACATGGGCAACCGCAACATCTCCTTTCTGCTGGCGGGCTTCGCCTACCACGCGCTGGGCGGCACGCCCGGGGACATCTCCCTGCCCGGCGTGCTGCTGCCCGGCGTGGCCTTCATCCTGTGCTCCATGGTGCTCAACTGCGCGATTCTGCTCGCCGTCTTTCTGCTGGAGCGCCAAATCACCTTCTTCCCCACCGGCGTCCAGATGTTTCTGGGCCTGCTGCCCAGCATCGTCTGCGCCGCCCCCATGGGGTACTTTCTGGCCCTGCTGCTCCAGATGCGCTCCGGCGAGTGGCTGGCCCTGCTGTTCATGCTGCCCCTGCTGCTGGCCCGCTTCTCCTTTAAGCTCTTCCTCTCCTCCCAGCGGCAGCAGTACAGCATCGTCAAGGCCTTCTCCGCCGCGCTGGAGGCCAAGGACACCTACACCGAGGGCCACTCCTCCCGCGTGGGCGAGTACGCCGCCCTCATCGCTCAGCAGATGGGCCTGTCCGCCAAGCGCGTCCAGCGCCTCAGGACCGCCGCCGTCTTTCACGACATCGGCAAGATTGGCATTCCCGACTCCATCCTGCGCAAGCCCGGCCCCCTGACGCCGGAGGAGCGGGCCATTATCCAGACCCACTCCGAGCTGGGGGTGGGCATCCTCAAGAACATCGACGGCTACCAGGAGATTATCGATTTCGTGCTCCACCACCACGAGTTCTACGACGGGCGGGGCTACCCCGGCGGCACCGCCGGGGACCAGATCCCCCTGGACATCTACATCCTCGGCGCCGCCGACGCCTACGACGCCATCACCAGCGAACGGCCCTACTGCGTGGGCCGCTCCCCGGACACCGCCGCCCGCATCCTGCGGGAGGAGGCCGGGAGGCAGTTCCACCCCCAGGTGGCCGAGGCGGCCGCCCGGCTGGCCGAGACGGGCGCCTTCTCCCGCTGCGCCCAGGCCATGGAGGCCGCGGGGATATGCTGA
- a CDS encoding Lsa family ABC-F type ribosomal protection protein: MSLINVSDLSFAYDGSCDSVFEQASFQIDTDWRLGFVGRNGRGKTTFLNLLQGKYEYRGSISASVRFDYFPFPVPDRDRGTMEVLEGLDPALEAWRLYRELAALGMDAEILCRPFATLSNGEQTRVLLAALFAREGNFLLIDEPTNHLDLEGRAAVSAYLRKKKGFILVSHDRAFLDGCVDHILSINKQNIEVQQGNFSSWWENKRRRDDWERAENEKLKREIGRLDQAARRTADWSDKVEGTKYATRNSGLRPDRGFIGHKAAKMMKRSKAVEARRAGAVEEKRDLLKNIELAQALKLHPLVHPKSRLVECVGLAADYGAGPVCKPVSFTVERGDRVALTGRNGAGKSSLLKLCAGADVPHSGTVALAPGLVASVVPQDASFLRGDLSSFAGESGVDETLFLTILRKLDFSRAQFEKDMADYSAGQKKKVLLARSLCQSAHLYIWDEPLNYIDVFSRMQLEELIRAHRPTLLLVEHDRDFLERVATKFVELGRPEA, from the coding sequence ATGAGTTTAATCAACGTATCCGATCTGAGCTTTGCCTACGACGGCAGCTGCGACAGCGTCTTTGAGCAGGCCTCGTTCCAAATCGACACCGACTGGCGGCTGGGCTTCGTGGGCCGCAACGGCCGGGGCAAGACCACCTTCCTGAACCTGCTCCAGGGCAAATACGAGTACCGGGGCAGCATCTCGGCCTCGGTCCGCTTCGACTACTTCCCCTTCCCCGTGCCCGACCGGGACCGGGGCACGATGGAGGTTCTGGAGGGCCTGGACCCGGCCCTAGAGGCCTGGAGGCTCTACCGGGAGCTGGCCGCCCTGGGGATGGACGCTGAGATCCTCTGCCGCCCCTTCGCCACCCTCTCCAACGGGGAGCAGACCCGGGTGCTGCTGGCCGCCCTCTTCGCCCGGGAGGGCAACTTCCTGCTCATCGACGAGCCCACCAACCACCTGGATTTGGAGGGCCGGGCGGCAGTGAGCGCCTATCTGCGCAAAAAGAAGGGCTTTATCCTGGTCTCCCACGACCGCGCCTTCCTGGACGGCTGCGTGGACCACATCCTGTCCATCAACAAACAGAACATTGAGGTGCAGCAGGGCAATTTCTCCTCCTGGTGGGAGAACAAGCGCCGCCGTGACGACTGGGAGCGGGCGGAGAACGAGAAGCTCAAGCGGGAAATCGGGCGGCTGGACCAGGCGGCCCGCCGCACGGCGGACTGGTCGGACAAGGTGGAGGGCACCAAATACGCCACCCGCAATTCCGGCCTGCGGCCCGACCGGGGCTTCATCGGCCACAAGGCCGCCAAGATGATGAAGCGCTCCAAGGCGGTGGAGGCCCGCCGGGCAGGGGCAGTGGAGGAGAAGCGGGATCTGCTGAAGAACATCGAGCTGGCGCAGGCGCTGAAGCTCCACCCCCTGGTCCATCCCAAATCCCGGCTGGTGGAGTGCGTGGGGCTGGCGGCGGACTACGGCGCGGGGCCCGTCTGCAAGCCGGTCTCCTTCACCGTGGAGCGGGGGGACCGGGTGGCCCTCACGGGCCGCAACGGGGCGGGCAAATCCAGCCTTTTGAAGCTGTGCGCCGGGGCGGACGTCCCCCATTCCGGTACGGTCGCCCTGGCCCCGGGGCTGGTGGCGTCCGTGGTGCCCCAGGACGCCTCCTTCCTGCGGGGGGACCTGTCAAGCTTCGCTGGGGAGAGCGGCGTGGACGAGACCCTCTTCCTGACCATCCTGCGCAAGCTGGACTTCTCCCGGGCCCAGTTTGAAAAGGACATGGCGGACTACAGCGCCGGGCAGAAAAAGAAGGTGCTGCTGGCCCGCAGCCTGTGCCAGTCCGCCCACCTCTATATCTGGGACGAGCCGCTGAACTATATCGACGTGTTCTCCCGGATGCAGCTGGAGGAGCTGATCCGCGCCCACCGGCCCACCCTGCTGCTGGTGGAGCACGACCGGGATTTTCTGGAGCGGGTGGCCACCAAATTTGTGGAGCTGGGGAGGCCGGAGGCATGA
- a CDS encoding ferredoxin-NADP+ reductase subunit alpha, which yields MVKIVRKKVLNPSVTLLEVEAPLIAKKAQAGQFIILRLDEQGERIPLTIADYDRERGTVTIIFQKVGLTTELLADMEEGGYIKDFVGPLGCPTELPEGARRVCVVGGGVGCAIAYPQAKSCHAAGITVDVIAGFRSKDIVILEDEFKAVSDNLYIMTDDGTYGEQGFVTVKLKELIDSGVQYDAVVAIGPIPMMKFVSKTTEPYGIKTLVSLNPIMIDGTGMCGGCRVTVGGKMKFACVDGPDFDGHEVDFDELMNRNTVYRDREAEEKERHACRMDQLGREMMGN from the coding sequence ATGGTCAAGATTGTTCGCAAGAAGGTACTCAATCCCAGCGTTACGCTGCTGGAGGTGGAGGCGCCCCTGATCGCCAAGAAGGCCCAGGCGGGCCAGTTCATCATCCTGCGCCTGGACGAGCAGGGGGAGCGCATCCCCCTGACCATCGCGGACTACGACCGTGAGCGGGGCACCGTTACGATTATCTTCCAGAAGGTGGGCCTGACCACCGAGCTGCTGGCCGATATGGAAGAGGGCGGTTACATCAAGGACTTCGTGGGTCCCCTGGGCTGCCCCACCGAGCTGCCCGAGGGCGCCAGGCGGGTGTGCGTGGTCGGCGGCGGCGTGGGCTGCGCCATCGCCTACCCCCAGGCCAAGAGCTGCCACGCGGCGGGCATCACCGTGGACGTGATCGCGGGCTTCCGCTCCAAGGACATCGTTATCCTGGAGGACGAGTTCAAGGCGGTCAGCGACAACCTGTACATCATGACCGACGACGGCACCTACGGCGAGCAGGGCTTCGTCACGGTCAAGCTCAAGGAGCTCATCGACTCCGGCGTGCAGTACGACGCGGTGGTCGCCATCGGCCCCATCCCCATGATGAAGTTCGTCTCCAAGACCACCGAGCCCTACGGCATCAAGACCCTGGTCAGCCTCAACCCCATTATGATCGACGGCACCGGCATGTGCGGCGGCTGCCGGGTCACCGTGGGCGGCAAGATGAAGTTCGCCTGCGTGGACGGCCCCGACTTCGACGGCCACGAGGTGGACTTTGACGAGCTGATGAACCGCAACACGGTCTACCGCGACCGGGAGGCAGAGGAGAAGGAGCGCCACGCCTGCCGGATGGACCAGCTGGGCCGGGAAATGATGGGTAATTAA
- a CDS encoding DNA-binding response regulator — MDACNILVVEDDADINKLLCKILENAGYCCRPAFSGSEAVLWAEQYEYDLVLLDLMLPGLTGEEFIARMRSKKTMPIIVLSAKAGLDSRVNVLKLGADDFIPKPFDNAEVLARVEAQLRRYKQFSGPGASGAVLTHGDLVLDKDSVTVTAGGKAVAVTAREFDILKLLMEHPKKVFTREQLYEQVWGGEYFGDDNTVNVHISNLRSKLGRVSEGEYIKTVWGIGFKLGDL; from the coding sequence ATGGACGCCTGCAATATCCTGGTCGTCGAGGACGACGCCGACATCAACAAGCTGCTTTGCAAAATCCTGGAGAACGCGGGCTACTGCTGCCGCCCGGCCTTTTCGGGCAGCGAGGCGGTGCTCTGGGCGGAGCAGTACGAATACGATCTGGTGCTGCTGGACCTGATGCTGCCCGGCCTGACCGGGGAGGAGTTCATCGCCCGCATGCGCAGCAAAAAGACCATGCCCATCATCGTGCTCTCCGCCAAGGCGGGGCTGGACAGCCGGGTGAACGTGCTCAAGCTGGGGGCGGACGACTTCATCCCCAAGCCCTTCGACAACGCGGAGGTGCTGGCCCGGGTGGAGGCCCAGCTGCGGCGGTACAAGCAGTTCTCCGGCCCCGGCGCGTCCGGCGCGGTGCTCACCCACGGGGATCTGGTGCTGGACAAGGACAGCGTCACCGTCACCGCCGGGGGGAAGGCCGTGGCGGTGACCGCCCGGGAGTTCGACATCCTCAAGCTGCTGATGGAGCACCCCAAGAAGGTCTTTACCCGGGAGCAGCTCTACGAGCAGGTCTGGGGCGGGGAGTACTTCGGGGACGACAACACGGTGAACGTGCATATCTCCAACCTGCGCTCCAAGCTGGGCAGGGTGAGCGAGGGGGAGTATATCAAGACCGTTTGGGGCATCGGCTTCAAGCTGGGGGATCTTTAA
- the yliF gene encoding hypothetical protein, with amino-acid sequence MERRKKPLGVRALAVLALLGALLFVTKTAMAPLPNIEPVSLLVMVYAVVLGRKALFPIYIFVAMDMLIWGVSIWTIAYLYVWTVLYLLARCFRGMESGLGWAVLSGAFGLCFGLLCTLINLFIGGWELALTWWLAGIPFDVLHCAGNFVMALALFRPCKKVLGALWAGIE; translated from the coding sequence ATGGAGCGGAGGAAAAAGCCGCTGGGCGTCCGGGCGCTGGCCGTGCTGGCCCTGCTGGGGGCGCTGCTCTTTGTGACCAAAACCGCCATGGCCCCCCTGCCCAACATCGAGCCGGTGTCCCTGCTGGTCATGGTGTACGCCGTGGTGCTGGGCCGGAAGGCCCTTTTCCCCATCTACATTTTCGTCGCCATGGATATGCTGATCTGGGGCGTGAGCATCTGGACCATCGCTTACCTCTACGTTTGGACGGTGCTCTACCTGCTGGCCCGCTGCTTCCGGGGCATGGAATCCGGCCTGGGCTGGGCGGTGCTGTCCGGGGCCTTCGGGCTGTGCTTCGGGCTGCTGTGCACGCTGATCAACCTCTTTATCGGCGGGTGGGAGCTGGCGCTGACCTGGTGGCTGGCGGGCATTCCCTTCGACGTGCTGCACTGCGCGGGGAACTTCGTCATGGCACTGGCGCTGTTCCGGCCCTGCAAAAAGGTGCTCGGCGCCCTGTGGGCGGGAATTGAATGA
- a CDS encoding bacitracin ABC transporter ATP-binding protein, with the protein MTENVLVTRSLTKRYGNATAVEGVNLAIEKGQIYGLVGRNGAGKTTIIRMVTSQTVPTGGEISLFGASGEREQERMRARTGAMVENPSFYPYLNARDNLEYYRLQRGIPGRAVVDEALELVGLADTGKKKFKNFSLGMKQRLGLGLALMNHPDLLLLDEPINGLDPEGIVEFRNILLDLNHRRQTTIFISSHILTELANLATHYGFIDGGVMVEQISARALAEKCRACIELRVDDAAKAALLLERELGARDYEVLPGGVIRLYCHLDEPQRVTRLLVDGGVALSSIESKGANLEDYFLSLIGGVRHA; encoded by the coding sequence ATGACAGAAAACGTGCTGGTCACGCGCAGCCTCACCAAGCGGTACGGCAACGCCACCGCGGTGGAGGGCGTGAACCTGGCCATTGAGAAGGGGCAGATCTACGGCCTGGTGGGCCGCAACGGGGCGGGCAAGACCACCATCATCCGCATGGTCACGTCCCAGACGGTGCCCACCGGCGGGGAGATCTCCCTCTTCGGGGCCTCCGGCGAGCGGGAGCAGGAGCGCATGCGCGCCCGCACCGGGGCCATGGTGGAGAACCCCAGCTTCTACCCCTACCTGAACGCCCGGGACAACCTGGAGTACTACCGCCTGCAGCGGGGCATCCCCGGCCGGGCCGTGGTGGACGAGGCGCTGGAGCTGGTGGGCCTGGCGGACACGGGGAAGAAGAAGTTTAAAAACTTCTCCCTGGGCATGAAGCAGCGCCTGGGCCTGGGGCTGGCGCTGATGAACCACCCGGACCTGCTGCTGCTGGACGAGCCCATCAACGGCCTGGACCCGGAGGGCATCGTGGAGTTCCGCAACATCCTGCTGGATCTCAACCACAGGCGGCAGACCACCATCTTTATCTCCAGCCACATCCTCACGGAGCTTGCCAACCTGGCCACCCACTACGGCTTTATCGACGGCGGCGTGATGGTGGAGCAGATCTCCGCCCGCGCCCTGGCCGAGAAGTGCCGGGCCTGCATTGAGCTGCGGGTGGATGACGCGGCCAAGGCCGCCCTGCTGCTGGAGCGGGAGCTGGGCGCGCGGGACTACGAGGTGCTGCCCGGCGGGGTAATCCGCCTCTACTGCCACCTGGACGAGCCCCAGCGGGTCACCCGGCTGCTGGTGGACGGGGGCGTGGCCCTCTCCTCCATCGAGAGCAAGGGCGCCAACCTGGAGGACTACTTCCTGTCCCTGATCGGGGGTGTCCGCCATGCTTGA
- a CDS encoding superoxide dismutase, with the protein MDERYPYQLPALPYSYEALIPIIGDSTLHFHHDKHFQTYVDNLNTALADCPDSQHKTLTELLRDLDKLPEAKRTAVRNNGGGVYNHTLYFECLSPNGGGQPQGELAQAMERAFGPYDSFKKQMKEAAMGQFGSGYAFLVSDGAGRLSIVKTANQDCPVSQGLHPLLCVDVWEHAYYLDYQNRRAEYVERWFDAICWKTVAEKYARRK; encoded by the coding sequence ATGGACGAGCGTTATCCCTATCAGCTCCCCGCCCTGCCCTACTCGTACGAGGCCCTGATCCCCATCATCGGGGACAGCACCCTCCACTTCCATCACGACAAGCACTTCCAGACCTACGTGGACAATCTGAACACCGCCCTGGCCGACTGCCCGGACAGCCAGCACAAGACCCTGACCGAGCTGCTGCGGGATCTGGACAAGCTGCCCGAGGCCAAGCGCACCGCGGTGCGCAACAACGGCGGCGGCGTGTACAACCACACCCTCTACTTCGAGTGCCTCTCCCCCAACGGCGGCGGACAGCCCCAGGGCGAGCTGGCCCAGGCCATGGAGCGCGCCTTCGGCCCATACGATTCCTTCAAGAAGCAGATGAAGGAGGCGGCCATGGGCCAGTTCGGCTCCGGGTACGCCTTCCTCGTCTCCGACGGGGCGGGCAGGCTCTCCATCGTCAAGACCGCCAACCAGGACTGCCCCGTCTCCCAGGGCCTGCATCCCCTGCTGTGCGTGGACGTGTGGGAGCACGCGTACTACCTGGACTACCAGAACCGCCGGGCCGAGTACGTGGAGCGCTGGTTCGACGCAATCTGCTGGAAGACCGTGGCCGAAAAGTACGCCCGGCGCAAATAA
- a CDS encoding penicillin-binding protein produces MELKLFDSERKVLDQLWEAGDLSAKDLAARLGEQVGWSKTTTYTVIKKCIDKKAVSRRDPGFLCHALVTREQVCQQETDELLSRNFGGSADRLVASLLGSKKLSKDEISHLKKLIEELE; encoded by the coding sequence ATGGAACTCAAGCTCTTTGATTCCGAACGCAAGGTACTCGATCAGCTCTGGGAGGCGGGCGACCTGTCCGCCAAGGACCTGGCCGCGCGGCTGGGGGAGCAGGTGGGCTGGAGCAAGACCACCACCTACACCGTCATCAAAAAATGCATCGACAAAAAGGCGGTCTCCCGCCGCGACCCCGGCTTCCTCTGCCACGCCCTGGTCACCCGGGAGCAGGTCTGCCAGCAGGAGACCGACGAGCTGCTCTCCCGCAACTTCGGCGGCTCGGCCGACCGGCTGGTGGCCTCCCTGCTGGGCAGCAAAAAGCTCTCCAAGGATGAGATCTCCCATCTCAAAAAGCTGATAGAAGAGTTGGAGTAA
- the mrnC gene encoding mini-ribonuclease 3 — MTDYFHLDAAPDAIRSISNLGLAHLGDGVYELMVRSWLCLHGKASARGLHKATVGYVAAPAQARAAERILPVLTQEEADVYRRGRNTNPHSVPKAASREEYQAATAVECLFGWLYLQGKTGRLNELFGLMMGEEACP; from the coding sequence ATGACCGATTATTTTCATTTAGATGCCGCGCCCGACGCCATCCGCTCCATCAGCAACCTGGGCCTGGCCCATCTGGGGGACGGGGTGTACGAGCTGATGGTGCGCTCCTGGCTGTGCCTGCACGGCAAGGCCAGCGCCCGGGGCCTGCACAAGGCCACCGTGGGCTACGTGGCGGCGCCCGCCCAGGCCAGGGCGGCGGAGCGGATCCTCCCCGTGCTGACCCAGGAGGAGGCCGACGTATACCGCCGGGGGCGCAACACCAACCCCCACTCGGTGCCGAAGGCCGCCAGCCGCGAGGAGTACCAGGCCGCCACGGCGGTGGAGTGCCTGTTCGGCTGGCTCTATTTGCAGGGGAAGACGGGGCGGCTTAACGAGCTGTTCGGGCTGATGATGGGAGAAGAAGCATGTCCTTAG
- a CDS encoding two-component sensor histidine kinase, whose amino-acid sequence MALACLGLCLRVYTSERSLRSAARQLRENVESGSTARLSLAAPNGAAEELVAAVDGLLELRRSDAAAYREREAELRRQIANISHDLRTPLTSILGYLQLLDDPALGEEERREYLAVVTGRAKALQSLITSFYDLSRLEGGEFPLEREAVDVGQVLRSLLASFYGDFTDAGFDVRVALDENVPPVTADGGAVLRVFTNLLRNALDHGAQRMDVSLRVEDGRVVSRVSNGADGLSAEDLPHVFDRFFTADKMRTGRNTGLGLAIVKALCGRMGARVSAELAQGMFTVTIVWN is encoded by the coding sequence TTGGCCCTGGCCTGCCTGGGGCTGTGCCTGCGGGTCTACACGTCGGAGCGCAGCCTGCGCTCCGCGGCCCGGCAGCTGCGCGAGAACGTGGAATCGGGCTCCACCGCCCGGCTGAGCCTGGCCGCGCCCAACGGGGCGGCGGAGGAGCTGGTGGCCGCGGTGGACGGCCTGCTGGAGCTGCGCCGCAGCGATGCGGCGGCCTACCGGGAGCGGGAGGCCGAGCTGCGCAGGCAGATCGCCAACATCTCCCACGACCTGCGCACCCCCCTGACCTCCATCCTGGGCTACCTCCAGCTCCTGGACGACCCCGCCCTGGGGGAGGAGGAGCGGCGGGAGTACCTGGCCGTGGTGACGGGGCGGGCCAAGGCCCTTCAAAGCCTCATCACCAGCTTCTACGACCTGTCCCGGCTGGAGGGGGGCGAGTTCCCCCTGGAGCGGGAGGCGGTGGACGTGGGCCAGGTGCTGCGCTCCCTTTTGGCCTCCTTCTACGGGGACTTCACCGACGCGGGCTTCGACGTGCGCGTGGCGCTGGACGAGAACGTCCCCCCGGTGACGGCGGACGGCGGCGCGGTGCTGCGGGTGTTCACCAACCTGCTGCGCAACGCCCTGGACCACGGCGCGCAGCGTATGGACGTTTCGCTGCGCGTGGAGGACGGGCGGGTGGTCAGCCGGGTGTCCAACGGGGCGGACGGGCTGTCGGCGGAGGATCTGCCCCACGTGTTCGACCGCTTCTTCACCGCGGACAAGATGCGCACCGGCCGGAACACCGGCCTGGGGCTGGCCATCGTCAAGGCCCTGTGCGGCCGGATGGGGGCCCGGGTTTCGGCGGAGCTGGCGCAGGGTATGTTCACTGTTACAATTGTATGGAACTGA
- a CDS encoding oxidoreductase: MPNMSLTKVPMPEQDPNVRNHNFEEVSLGYTREMAMEEAQRCLNCKHKPCVGGCPVNIRIPEFIAKVAEGDFQAAYDIISDTNALPGVSGRVCPQESQCEARCVRAIKGEPVAIGRLERFVADWYRENVNKMPGKPASNGIKVAVVGSGPASLACASDLARAGYEVTIFEAFHTAGGVLVYGIPEFRLPKAIVQNEVDKLSGLGVDLQTDMVVGKTYAVDEMFDAGYEAVFIGSGAGLPMFMGIEGETLAGVYSANEYLTRINLMKAYREGYDTPLKISGSAAIIGGGNVAMDAARCAKRMGAKHVYVLYRRDEEEMPARKEEVHHAKEEGIEFMLLTNPVRILDDGHGRVSGMECVKMRLAAPDDSGRRTPHVVEGSNFVLDVDTVVMSLGTSPNPLIRSTTPGLEVNKRGCLQVDEETMATSREGVYAGGDAVTGAATVILAMGAGKKAAASMDKYLKEKHGK, encoded by the coding sequence ATGCCGAACATGAGTCTGACGAAGGTTCCCATGCCGGAACAGGACCCCAACGTCCGCAACCACAATTTCGAGGAGGTCTCCCTGGGCTACACCCGGGAGATGGCCATGGAGGAGGCGCAGCGCTGCCTCAATTGCAAGCACAAGCCCTGCGTGGGCGGCTGCCCCGTAAATATCCGCATCCCCGAGTTCATCGCCAAGGTGGCCGAGGGGGATTTCCAGGCCGCCTACGACATTATCTCCGACACCAACGCCCTGCCCGGCGTCAGCGGCCGCGTCTGCCCCCAGGAGAGCCAGTGCGAGGCCCGCTGCGTGCGCGCCATCAAGGGCGAGCCGGTGGCCATCGGCCGCCTGGAGCGCTTCGTGGCCGACTGGTACCGGGAGAACGTGAACAAGATGCCCGGGAAGCCCGCCTCCAACGGCATCAAGGTGGCCGTGGTGGGCTCCGGCCCCGCCAGCCTGGCCTGCGCCAGCGATCTGGCCAGGGCGGGCTACGAGGTCACCATCTTCGAGGCCTTCCACACCGCCGGCGGCGTGCTGGTCTACGGCATCCCCGAGTTCCGCCTGCCCAAGGCCATCGTGCAGAACGAGGTGGACAAGCTCTCCGGCCTGGGCGTGGATCTGCAGACCGACATGGTGGTGGGCAAGACCTACGCCGTGGACGAGATGTTCGACGCCGGGTACGAGGCCGTGTTTATCGGCTCCGGCGCGGGCCTGCCCATGTTTATGGGCATCGAGGGCGAGACCCTGGCGGGCGTGTACTCCGCCAACGAGTACCTCACCCGCATCAACCTGATGAAGGCCTACCGGGAGGGGTACGACACCCCGCTGAAGATCTCCGGCTCCGCCGCCATCATCGGCGGCGGCAACGTGGCCATGGACGCCGCCCGCTGCGCCAAGCGCATGGGGGCCAAGCACGTGTACGTGCTCTACCGCCGGGATGAGGAGGAGATGCCCGCCCGGAAGGAGGAGGTCCACCACGCCAAGGAGGAGGGCATCGAGTTCATGCTCCTCACCAACCCCGTGCGCATCCTGGACGACGGCCACGGCCGCGTGAGCGGCATGGAGTGCGTGAAAATGCGCCTGGCCGCCCCCGACGACAGCGGCCGCCGTACCCCCCACGTGGTGGAGGGCTCCAACTTCGTGCTGGACGTGGACACCGTGGTCATGAGCCTGGGCACCAGCCCCAACCCTCTGATCCGCTCCACCACCCCCGGCCTGGAGGTCAACAAAAGGGGATGCCTCCAGGTGGATGAGGAAACCATGGCCACCAGCCGCGAGGGCGTGTACGCCGGCGGCGACGCCGTCACCGGCGCGGCCACCGTCATCCTGGCCATGGGCGCGGGCAAGAAGGCCGCCGCCTCCATGGACAAGTACCTGAAGGAAAAGCACGGCAAGTAA